A segment of the uncultured Fibrobacter sp. genome:
AATGAGCCATCACGCTTCAGGACATTCTGGTTGACAACGATGTCCTTCATAAGCCTGCCGCAAATGTAGTTTGGAGCCTCACCACCTTTCACAAAAGAACCGTCCGCAAGTGCCGAAAATCCATAAAGTTCCTCGACATCCGAGATTTCGTAGCAGCTGTCCGCAAGGTCCATTGGCGGTCTCTTGTATTCGAACCACTTCGCATAGAAATGCTTGTCGCCCTTATCGCTAGTCTTGATAGAATCTACAGGGGCCCCTTTCAGTTCTTCGTTATCGTACCAGCCCCAAAAGATGCTGCTGTCACGATGATAACGTTCAGAAAGACTGCCTCCAATACCACCCAGGTAGCATTCTACAGAATCCGTCAGGAGAATCGCATCCTGAAAACTTGAAGTAGGATTGCCACATGCATAAAAAGAACCGGAATCCCTCACACCACCATTGGGATGGTAGGTTACCTTGTAACGGTCATACATCCTGGCCCAGTACTCAAGATTACCTGTTGTCTTATTGGAAATCTCCGTTTCGTTTTCTCCGGTAAATTCGGCATCACTATACCAGCCACCAAAAACCAGGTTTTTCGCGGAAGTTCCCCTTGGCAGCTCTGTTGTGAGGCCAGCGACATAAGTGTCGTAATATTTCGTAGTGTCACCACCGAAGGTGTGGAACGTAACATTGTACCTGGCCGCTATAGAGTTCTTGAGTTTTCCCGAAAAAATCGGGAAGTAGTCGTTGCCAACATCCTGCCCCCAAATGGCACCATCCAAATTTTCTTTCAGGAGGAATGTCACCGCACCATTAAGGAATGCAATCGTATCCATTAGCGTTCCATAATCGATGTAGCGAGTGGAACTCACCTTCAAGGCGTAACTATTTTCGACCTTTATATTTTTGCTATGTGCATAACCCAACAAATCTGAATAATAGTTGTATCTGCTGTCAACAAGTTTCCCTACACCATAGCAGTTCGTCAAGGTCAACGCCGTATTTTCGCTTACATAGCCCACAACAGCTGCGATATCAGGACTGTTCTTCGTAGACTCGATGGTAGACTGCGAATAGAAATTGGTGATCTGGATTTCGCCTTTCCCAGAAACAGAGTTTACAAGAACACCAAGATCCGTTGTCGACGAGAAGTACGAATCAATTATTCCCAGATCCCTTATAACAACAACAGAATTCTTCGGAGAAACGATCGATTCAAAAAGACCCGCATTGTCGGGTGAATACAGACCTGAAATCGTGTGGCCGTTTCCGTTGAATTTTCCCGCAAAGTCCACCATCGGTTTCCACACGGCAAAGGTTTCGGCGCTGTCGCTGTTGAGCCAGTCCCAACCATTCAAGACATCCTTATTAACAATGACATCTTTCGTGAGTTCGCCGCAAACGGAAGGATTCGCCGCAGTAGAGTCATTCCCGTTCACAATTTCGGCAAAGCCGTAAAGTTCTGCAGCGGTCGAAATCTGGTAGCAGCCATTCGACAGGGTTGGCGTCTTCGGGCGGATTGTTGCTGCAGTGGCGACGCCTCCAATAAGGAGTGCCGCAGAAACAGAAAGCAGATATCTGGAAATCACGATTCGTCTCCTTCAACTCACTTAAAAATAATAATAAGATAAAACCTAATCACTAACCACTAATCACTTTCTACTATATTTCTATCTTTTATCCCCGTGATTCAAATTCAGAACGTTTCGAAATCCTTTGGCGTGCAGGTCCTTCTGGACGGCGCCTCGATGCTTGTAGGCGACCACGAACGCGTGGGCCTCGTGGGCCGCAATGGTTGCGGCAAGTCGACGCTTTTCAAGATGATTCTCGGGCAGGAATGTCTCGATGGCGGCTCGATCGACATCCCGAAAAAATACACGCTCGGCTACCTGCAGCAGCACCTGAACTTTACGCACGCGACCGTACACGAAGAAGCCTGCAGCGTATTAAAGCCCAATGAAGACGGATGGATCGAAGAACACAAGGTCGAAGCGATTCTGTTCGGTCTGGGCTTCGACGAAGAATCCATGCACAAGAGCCCGATGCTGTTGTCCGGCGGTTTCCAGATTCGCCTGAACCTAGCGAAGGTCTTGGCTTCTGAACCCGATATGCTGCTGCTCGACGAACCGACCAACTATCTTGACATCGTGTCGATGCGCTGGCTGAGCCGCTTCTTGCGCAACTGGAAAGGTGAAGTGCTGCTGATTACGCACGATCACCACTTCATGGACGAAGTCTGTACGCATACCGCGGGCATTTTCCGCCACAAGATCCGCAAGGTGAAAGGCAGC
Coding sequences within it:
- a CDS encoding InlB B-repeat-containing protein; its protein translation is MISRYLLSVSAALLIGGVATAATIRPKTPTLSNGCYQISTAAELYGFAEIVNGNDSTAANPSVCGELTKDVIVNKDVLNGWDWLNSDSAETFAVWKPMVDFAGKFNGNGHTISGLYSPDNAGLFESIVSPKNSVVVIRDLGIIDSYFSSTTDLGVLVNSVSGKGEIQITNFYSQSTIESTKNSPDIAAVVGYVSENTALTLTNCYGVGKLVDSRYNYYSDLLGYAHSKNIKVENSYALKVSSTRYIDYGTLMDTIAFLNGAVTFLLKENLDGAIWGQDVGNDYFPIFSGKLKNSIAARYNVTFHTFGGDTTKYYDTYVAGLTTELPRGTSAKNLVFGGWYSDAEFTGENETEISNKTTGNLEYWARMYDRYKVTYHPNGGVRDSGSFYACGNPTSSFQDAILLTDSVECYLGGIGGSLSERYHRDSSIFWGWYDNEELKGAPVDSIKTSDKGDKHFYAKWFEYKRPPMDLADSCYEISDVEELYGFSALADGSFVKGGEAPNYICGRLMKDIVVNQNVLKRDGSLDSSRISDFIPWKMIVVNNGFFDGQGHTISGLYMENSEGVFYTGLPDKYTVTRVVIHNLKVRDSFISSDYSAGGIIGSHSKSLARIEIENTHFDGTIVIPSGYLNTYVGGLVAEAHYPLIIKNSSHRGLIYIGETAGAVGGLVGHSDYYTFLIQNSNEGRFVGGAELEEFFSGGDVGGLVGEVSKHFFIVNNYNAADFDCLNCVVNGLIGGYYVENNPFSIFAPYRPTQSFVLNNHSKGSIVRGRASKLDDYQVTFENNFYLQGTISRDSIGTEAEASAFEDGTITRALQDYVQKDADSVELAGGAYGANWIQGDEYPVLTGSEERDLAWLYITDYAYPMGYVLFYTPGQELPLPTPSLSDYTFLGWSLDTDVVTKIPSTAFGILEIRALWKAIPSSSSVAASSSSTAKSSSSEAKSSSSNAKSSSSTAKSSSSIEGKSSSSCTGKKCTETLSEIARNPQFTLSAVGREIRVAYAPVGAAYAVFDMQGRIIARGRAHSQNFGLTLSQAGGYLVSIGDQVQKVFIR